A portion of the Juglans microcarpa x Juglans regia isolate MS1-56 chromosome 1D, Jm3101_v1.0, whole genome shotgun sequence genome contains these proteins:
- the LOC121256712 gene encoding tryptophan N-monooxygenase CYP79A68-like, which yields MRLALISVLLTTLIILFPLILFKWKPHGKTFKQTPALPPGPTPWPIVGNLPEMWRNKPTFRWIHGLLESLNTEIACIRLGGVHVIPVTSPELAREFLKKHDIVFASRPLFLSNKYATRGFKSTALVPWGNQWKKMKKLVASEIINSKTTRWLLNKRTEEADNLVRFIYNQCKSAAMDGLPDDQSISGSVVDVRLVTRHYCGNVIRKMIFNRRYFGKGKKDGGPGVEEEQHIESLFTILVHLNAFALSDYLPCLTALDLDGHGKIVSEAMKIVTSYEDPVVDERLRQWRDGKKMEAEDLLDAFILAKDSNGKAAFSVEEIKAQITDLMLATVDNPSNCIEWTLAEMLNQPELLQKAVEEIDRVVGKKRWVKESDIPQLNYVKACAREGFRLHPIAPFNVPHVSMQDATVAGYFIPKGSHVILSRYGLGRNPRVWKEHLRFKPDRHLKKKEEGSSMADYQEVELAEHELRFISFSTGRRGCMGIALGSAMTVMLLARLLQGFSWSLPPNQEEIDLSETMNELFMAKPLRAHANPRLAASLYPA from the exons ATGCGCTTAGCCTTGATCTCTGTCTTGCTTACCACGCTCATTATCCTTTTTCCTCTCATATTATTCAAGTGGAAACCACATGGAAAAACCTTCAAGCAAACTCCAGCGCTCCCACCGGGCCCAACTCCGTGGCCAATAGTTGGAAACCTCCCAGAAATGTGGAGGAATAAGCCAACATTTCGGTGGATACATGGCCTTCTGGAATCACTCAATACGGAAATCGCTTGTATACGTCTAGGTGGTGTTCATGTTATTCCGGTAACTTCACCGGAGCTTGCCCGGGAGTTCTTGAAAAAACACGATATCGTGTTTGCATCAAGACCTCTTTTTTTGTCGAATAAATATGCTACTCGCGGTTTTAAGTCGACAGCTTTGGTGCCGTGGGGAAATCAatggaagaagatgaaaaagttggTGGCTTCTGAGATAATTAACTCAAAAACAACTAGGTGGCTACTCAATAAAAGGACCGAAGAAGCTGATAATCTTGTTCGTTTCATTTATAATCAATGTAAAAGTGCTGCGATGGACGGCCTTCCTGATGATCAGTCAATTAGTGGTTCTGTTGTGGACGTGAGACTTGTTACACGTCATTACTGTGGAAATGTCATTAGGAAGATGATATTCAACAGAAGGTACTTTGGCAAAGGAAAGAAGGATGGAGGACCTGGAGTTGAGGAAGAACAACACATTGAATCACTTTTCACCATACTCGTCCATCTTAATGCATTTGCTTTATCGGATTACTTGCCATGCTTAACAGCACTAGATTTAGATGGTCATGGGAAGATTGTAAGTGAGGCTATGAAGATCGTTACGAGTTATGAAGATCCGGTCGTCGATGAGAGACTCCGGCAATGGAGAGACGGGAAGAAGATGGAGGCCGAGGACTTGCTGGACGCTTTCATCTTGGCAAAGGATTCGAATGGGAAAGCAGCTTTTTCAGTGGAAGAGATCAAAGCTCAAATCACG GACCTGATGCTTGCAACAGTGGATAATCCTTCCAACTGCATAGAGTGGACACTAGCAGAAATGCTCAACCAACCGGAGCTCCTCCAAAAAGCTGTTGAAGAAATTGACAGGGTAGTGGGGAAGAAGAGATGGGTTAAAGAATCCGATATTCCACAGCTGAATTATGTCAAGGCTTGTGCAAGGGAAGGTTTCCGGCTTCACCCAATTGCACCATTTAACGTCCCCCATGTCTCAATGCAAGACGCCACTGTGGCTGGCTATTTCATCCCGAAAGGAAGTCATGTCATCTTGAGCCGATATGGTCTCGGCCGCAACCCTCGCGTTTGGAAAGAACACTTGAGGTTCAAACCAGATCGACAtctgaagaagaaggaggagggaTCGTCGATGGCCGATTATCAGGAGGTGGAACTTGCAGAGCATGAGCTGCGCTTCATTTCGTTCAGTACGGGAAGGCGAGGTTGCATGGGCATCGCGCTCGGCTCTGCCATGACTGTGATGCTTTTGGCAAGGCTTCTTCAAGGATTTTCTTGGAGTTTGCCGCCAAACCAAGAGGAGATTGACCTCTCTGAGACCATGAATGAACTTTTCATGGCCAAACCCTTGCGTGCACATGCAAACCCACGTCTGGCGGCTTCACTTTATCCCGCTTA